The following coding sequences lie in one Nonomuraea muscovyensis genomic window:
- the fdhF gene encoding formate dehydrogenase subunit alpha, giving the protein MSVDVDGVAVRVPQGAALLDVVRAAGVAVPALCHDDRFAPAGSCRTCLVKADGHVMAACVTPAAHGARIEVDTGELRALRRDAVEVIVSALPPRALDGGADGSELAQVCHELGVTPEAAHGPGGRGRDDSHPYVHLDRDLCIACGRCVRMCADVQGTFALTLTGRGGDTVVAPGTGGVWAESDCVACGGCVDTCPTGALSEPGLPGGARPAALTRTRTTCGYCGVGCALEVLTRDEEVVAVTPARDGPVNRGHACVKGRFAHGFLTSPERLTQPLLRRDGVLEPVSWAEALDHIARGFRSAVAAGGPDAVAAISSSRATNEENYLIQKFMRTVVGTNNVDNCSRLCHAPSAAGLTAAFGLSGGTDSLDDVEQADCLLVVGANPVEAHPVVGARLLQRVLRGARLVVADPRAVGLAHHADVHLRPRPGTNVALFHGLAHVLLAEGLADEAFLGRRATGLPELAGLLTGYPPDRVAAITGVPAADVVAAARLYGQAGQPAIVYGLGVTEHLHGTDGVRALANLAILRGAVGTGRGFGVIPLRGQNNVQGASDMGALPDLLPGYQRVTDPAARERAARSWGAEIPAEPGLRIPQMFAAARAGDLGALWIIGEDVCATDPDTTRVAEALEACPLVVCNELFLSETARRADVVLPAASWLEKDGTFVNFDRRFQRVRPALAPPGLARADFTIVHAVAEALGAGLGCPTPAAALAECAALVPVFAGISHERLDREGAVCWPAPYPDRPGEARLYRERFATPDGLAHLAACPYLPPGEEPDDHYPLIMVTGRRWAHYNSGSMTRRTHNLRLDADDRLDLHPDDAARHGLRDGDPVTVESRHGEARLTARTSREVVPGQVFCAFHFPASGVNTLTSDFADTVTSCPEYKVTAVRLRPANR; this is encoded by the coding sequence GTGTCGGTTGACGTGGACGGTGTCGCCGTCCGGGTGCCGCAGGGGGCGGCGCTGCTGGACGTGGTCCGCGCGGCCGGCGTCGCCGTGCCCGCGCTCTGCCACGACGACCGTTTCGCGCCTGCGGGCTCCTGCCGTACCTGCCTGGTCAAGGCCGACGGGCACGTCATGGCTGCGTGCGTCACCCCGGCCGCCCATGGCGCCCGGATCGAGGTCGACACCGGCGAGCTTCGGGCGCTGCGCCGCGACGCCGTCGAAGTGATCGTCTCGGCGCTGCCGCCGCGCGCTCTGGACGGCGGCGCGGACGGCAGCGAGCTGGCCCAGGTCTGCCACGAGCTGGGCGTCACGCCGGAGGCCGCCCACGGCCCGGGCGGCCGGGGCCGCGACGACAGCCACCCCTACGTCCACCTGGACCGGGACCTCTGCATCGCCTGCGGCAGGTGCGTCCGCATGTGCGCGGACGTCCAGGGCACCTTCGCCCTCACCCTGACGGGACGGGGAGGGGACACCGTGGTGGCCCCCGGCACCGGCGGGGTGTGGGCCGAGTCCGACTGCGTGGCGTGCGGCGGCTGTGTCGACACGTGCCCCACGGGGGCGCTCAGCGAGCCGGGCCTGCCCGGTGGCGCCCGCCCGGCCGCGCTCACCCGTACCCGCACCACCTGCGGCTACTGCGGGGTCGGCTGCGCTCTGGAGGTCCTCACCCGGGATGAGGAGGTCGTGGCGGTCACGCCCGCCCGCGACGGACCGGTCAACCGAGGGCACGCCTGCGTCAAGGGCCGCTTCGCGCACGGCTTCCTCACCTCGCCCGAGCGGCTCACCCAGCCGCTGCTGCGCCGCGACGGTGTCCTGGAGCCGGTGAGCTGGGCCGAAGCCCTCGACCACATCGCGCGCGGCTTCCGCTCGGCCGTGGCCGCCGGAGGACCCGACGCGGTGGCGGCGATCTCCTCGTCCCGAGCCACCAACGAGGAGAACTACCTGATCCAGAAGTTCATGCGGACCGTGGTCGGCACGAACAACGTCGACAACTGCTCCAGGCTCTGCCATGCGCCCTCCGCGGCAGGGCTGACGGCCGCGTTCGGACTGTCGGGCGGCACCGACTCCCTCGACGACGTCGAGCAGGCCGACTGCCTGCTGGTGGTCGGCGCCAACCCCGTCGAGGCCCACCCGGTGGTCGGCGCCCGCCTGCTCCAGCGCGTGCTGCGCGGAGCACGGCTGGTCGTCGCCGACCCTCGGGCGGTCGGGCTGGCCCACCACGCCGACGTGCACCTGAGGCCCCGCCCCGGCACCAACGTCGCCCTCTTCCACGGCCTGGCCCACGTGCTGCTCGCGGAGGGGCTGGCCGACGAGGCGTTTCTGGGCCGGCGCGCCACCGGCCTGCCCGAGCTGGCCGGGCTCCTGACCGGCTACCCGCCGGACCGGGTGGCCGCCATCACCGGGGTGCCGGCCGCCGACGTGGTGGCCGCCGCCCGGCTGTACGGGCAGGCCGGACAGCCGGCGATCGTCTACGGGCTGGGCGTCACCGAGCACCTGCACGGCACCGACGGCGTACGAGCCCTGGCCAACCTCGCGATTCTGCGTGGCGCGGTCGGCACCGGCCGCGGCTTCGGCGTCATCCCGCTGCGCGGGCAGAACAACGTGCAGGGGGCCTCCGACATGGGTGCCCTCCCCGACCTGCTCCCCGGCTACCAGAGGGTCACCGACCCGGCCGCGCGGGAGCGGGCCGCCCGATCGTGGGGGGCCGAGATCCCCGCGGAGCCGGGGCTGCGCATTCCTCAGATGTTCGCCGCGGCGCGCGCCGGTGACCTGGGGGCCTTGTGGATCATCGGCGAGGACGTGTGCGCCACCGACCCCGACACCACCCGGGTCGCCGAGGCGCTGGAGGCGTGCCCGCTGGTCGTCTGCAACGAGTTGTTCCTGTCGGAGACCGCCCGCCGGGCCGACGTCGTCCTGCCCGCCGCGTCCTGGCTGGAGAAGGACGGCACGTTCGTCAACTTCGACCGCCGCTTCCAGCGGGTACGGCCCGCGCTCGCGCCTCCGGGCCTGGCCCGTGCCGACTTCACGATCGTCCATGCCGTGGCGGAGGCTCTCGGCGCCGGCCTCGGCTGCCCGACCCCGGCCGCGGCGCTGGCAGAATGCGCCGCTCTCGTCCCCGTCTTCGCCGGGATCTCCCATGAACGGCTCGACCGGGAGGGCGCGGTCTGCTGGCCCGCGCCGTATCCCGACCGGCCCGGCGAGGCCCGGCTCTACCGGGAGCGGTTCGCCACCCCGGACGGGCTCGCCCACCTGGCCGCCTGCCCCTACCTTCCGCCGGGCGAGGAGCCGGACGACCACTATCCGCTGATCATGGTGACCGGGCGGCGGTGGGCGCACTACAACTCCGGCAGCATGACCCGGCGCACGCACAACCTGCGGCTCGACGCCGACGACCGGCTCGACCTCCACCCCGACGATGCCGCCCGCCACGGCCTGCGCGACGGCGACCCGGTCACCGTCGAGAGCCGTCACGGCGAGGCTCGGCTCACCGCCCGCACCAGCCGGGAGGTGGTGCCCGGGCAGGTCTTCTGCGCGTTCCACTTCCCCGCCAGCGGCGTCAACACGCTGACCTCCGACTTCGCCGACACCGTCACCTCATGCCCTGAGTACAAGGTCACCGCGGTACGGCTGCGGCCGGCGAACCGGTGA
- a CDS encoding pyridoxamine 5'-phosphate oxidase family protein: MANTGALDRFLAQQAAHVSLHELDEVECMRLISPGGVGRIAFAGFGGPVVLPVNYKVHDGAVIFRTRSGGAMDQDLRTGLEGVDFKIAFEVDHVDEASRQGWSVLVQGSIHHLPEDERPTDVEPWAGGERDLFVRIRPQQITGRRVAAL, from the coding sequence ATGGCCAACACCGGAGCGCTCGACCGCTTCCTTGCCCAGCAAGCGGCTCACGTGTCCCTGCACGAACTCGACGAGGTGGAGTGCATGCGACTCATCTCGCCGGGCGGGGTCGGCCGCATCGCCTTCGCCGGCTTCGGTGGTCCCGTCGTGCTGCCGGTCAACTACAAGGTTCATGACGGCGCCGTCATCTTCCGCACCAGGAGCGGCGGCGCGATGGATCAGGATCTGCGTACCGGGCTGGAGGGCGTCGACTTCAAGATCGCATTTGAGGTGGACCACGTCGACGAGGCCAGCCGGCAGGGATGGAGCGTGCTCGTCCAGGGCTCGATTCACCATCTTCCGGAGGACGAGCGGCCCACGGACGTGGAGCCCTGGGCCGGCGGCGAGCGCGACCTGTTCGTCAGGATCCGGCCCCAGCAGATCACCGGTCGCCGAGTCGCCGCACTCTGA
- a CDS encoding GbsR/MarR family transcriptional regulator: MPEQEPLLEWVERVAMYLARDGVPPIAGRVLGWLMVCDPPEQSAGQISTAIGASRASLTSNLRLLSGMGFLTWRTRPGERTVYYRMAEDAWAVVARKQIEGITSFLDITHDGLALVGPDDERAARVRQAHATFEWMAKVFDNAPPLRPGPHGGEEERKS; the protein is encoded by the coding sequence ATGCCGGAGCAGGAGCCGTTGCTGGAGTGGGTGGAGCGGGTCGCCATGTACCTGGCACGCGATGGGGTGCCGCCGATCGCCGGGCGGGTGCTCGGCTGGCTGATGGTCTGCGACCCGCCGGAGCAGTCGGCCGGGCAGATCAGCACCGCGATCGGCGCCAGCCGCGCCTCGCTGACGTCGAACCTGCGGCTGCTGTCCGGCATGGGCTTCCTGACGTGGCGAACCCGGCCGGGCGAGCGGACCGTCTACTACCGGATGGCCGAGGACGCCTGGGCGGTGGTGGCACGCAAGCAGATCGAGGGCATCACCTCGTTCCTCGACATCACCCACGACGGCCTGGCCCTGGTCGGCCCGGACGACGAGCGGGCCGCACGCGTCCGTCAGGCGCACGCCACCTTCGAATGGATGGCCAAGGTGTTCGACAACGCGCCACCCCTGCGCCCCGGCCCCCACGGCGGCGAAGAAGAGAGGAAGTCATGA
- a CDS encoding FAD-dependent monooxygenase, whose amino-acid sequence MTRQAIVVGGGIGGLAAAAALRRIGWQAIVLERAAELREIGAGMSQAPNALRALEALGVGEQARAAGVPTHASGNLRLSDGRYLQRARPGDASALLAFHRADLQRVLLEAVPDGWVRTGAEVTAVRQDDDGVTVACDGVEASGELVVAADGIRSTVRRLLWPDAPPPRFLGRTAWLGIAEVAGVPGSITLGRGGYFLIHPVGRGRAYWAYVITADQPDVRYEDEKAEVARRVATWHEPIPQLVEATPAEAVIHIDICDLDPLPTYVRGRVALLGDAAHAMSPDRGQGAGQSLEDAVVLAAAVAAEPSIEAALRRYDAERRPRTQATARGARADGHRTTSTAAHRALTSMIRMMPASLWRRGIAADGNPTWRWRPPHLPSPTPRH is encoded by the coding sequence ATGACCAGGCAGGCAATCGTGGTCGGCGGCGGCATCGGCGGACTGGCCGCCGCCGCCGCCCTGCGGCGGATCGGCTGGCAGGCCATCGTCCTGGAGCGCGCGGCCGAGTTGCGCGAGATCGGCGCCGGCATGTCCCAGGCCCCGAACGCCCTGCGCGCGCTGGAGGCGCTCGGCGTCGGCGAGCAGGCCCGCGCGGCCGGCGTGCCCACCCACGCATCCGGCAACCTCCGTCTGTCCGACGGCCGCTACCTGCAGCGCGCAAGGCCCGGCGACGCGTCCGCGCTGCTCGCCTTCCACCGCGCCGATCTGCAGCGGGTGCTGCTGGAGGCGGTGCCGGACGGCTGGGTGCGCACCGGCGCGGAGGTCACCGCCGTGCGGCAGGACGACGACGGCGTCACGGTCGCCTGCGACGGCGTCGAGGCGAGCGGCGAACTCGTCGTCGCCGCCGACGGCATCCGCAGCACGGTGCGCCGGCTGCTGTGGCCGGACGCGCCGCCGCCCCGCTTCCTGGGCCGGACGGCCTGGCTGGGCATCGCCGAGGTGGCCGGCGTGCCGGGCAGCATCACGCTCGGCCGCGGCGGCTACTTCCTCATCCATCCCGTCGGCCGCGGCCGCGCGTACTGGGCCTACGTCATCACCGCCGACCAGCCGGACGTCCGCTACGAGGACGAGAAGGCCGAGGTGGCCCGCCGGGTCGCGACCTGGCACGAGCCGATCCCGCAGCTGGTCGAGGCCACCCCGGCCGAGGCGGTGATCCATATCGACATCTGCGACCTGGACCCGCTGCCGACCTACGTCCGTGGCCGGGTGGCGCTGCTCGGAGACGCCGCTCACGCCATGAGCCCCGATCGCGGCCAGGGCGCCGGGCAGTCTCTGGAGGACGCGGTCGTCCTCGCCGCCGCCGTCGCCGCCGAGCCTTCGATCGAGGCCGCGTTGCGCCGCTACGACGCCGAACGCCGCCCGCGCACCCAGGCCACCGCCCGGGGTGCCCGTGCAGACGGGCACCGCACCACCTCCACGGCCGCCCACCGGGCGCTGACGAGCATGATCCGGATGATGCCCGCGTCGTTGTGGCGCAGGGGCATCGCCGCCGACGGCAACCCCACCTGGCGATGGCGGCCGCCGCACCTGCCGTCGCCGACCCCGCGCCACTGA
- a CDS encoding FAD-dependent monooxygenase: MRAVIIGAGIAGLAAALRLSQIGWDSLIIERAPQRRSGGYAVTFGGIGYDAAERMGILPDLVKRSFVTEELVYHRPDGRRRFSLTRETIVATTGPRSMTILRGDIETVLYERVHDRAEIRFGTTITAVDQDAHAVRVTLSDGTVEQADLLIGADGLHSATRALLFGPERDFLLDMEHKVAVYMLDKRPAAIAPGTTGTLSSGGRTAAVISVGDGRNVAFFGYRTAHTAPGEDAATQLRRVYGDLGWVIPEALDGLGRADSVYFDTISQVVAPTWSRGRVVLLGDAAWCVTLFAGYGSALAVGGADRLGTELERHQGDVGAALAAWESALRPEVDKKQKLGRRVKGVYAPANPLLLWLTQLPLRLAALPPVRRYMTRRFIKG, from the coding sequence ATGCGCGCCGTCATCATCGGAGCCGGCATCGCCGGCCTGGCCGCCGCCCTCCGGCTGTCCCAGATCGGCTGGGACAGCCTCATCATCGAACGCGCCCCGCAGCGCCGCAGCGGCGGCTACGCCGTCACCTTCGGCGGCATCGGCTACGACGCCGCCGAGCGGATGGGCATCCTGCCCGACCTGGTGAAGAGGTCCTTCGTCACCGAGGAGCTCGTCTACCACCGGCCCGACGGCCGGCGTCGCTTCTCCCTGACCCGCGAGACCATCGTCGCCACCACGGGCCCCCGATCCATGACCATCCTGCGCGGCGACATCGAAACCGTCCTGTACGAGCGCGTCCACGACCGCGCCGAGATCCGCTTCGGCACCACCATCACCGCCGTCGACCAGGACGCCCACGCCGTCCGCGTGACCTTGAGCGACGGCACCGTGGAGCAGGCGGACCTGCTCATCGGCGCCGACGGCCTGCACTCGGCCACCCGCGCCCTGCTCTTCGGCCCCGAGCGCGACTTCCTGCTCGACATGGAGCACAAGGTCGCCGTCTACATGCTCGACAAGCGCCCGGCCGCCATCGCCCCCGGCACCACCGGCACCCTGTCGTCCGGCGGTCGCACCGCTGCGGTGATCAGCGTCGGCGACGGCCGCAACGTCGCCTTCTTCGGCTACCGCACCGCTCACACCGCCCCGGGCGAGGACGCGGCCACGCAACTGCGACGCGTCTACGGCGACCTCGGCTGGGTGATCCCGGAGGCTCTGGACGGTTTGGGCAGGGCCGACTCGGTCTACTTCGACACCATCAGCCAGGTCGTGGCCCCCACCTGGAGCCGCGGCCGCGTGGTCCTGCTCGGCGACGCCGCCTGGTGCGTCACCTTGTTCGCCGGATACGGCTCCGCCCTGGCGGTCGGCGGCGCCGACCGGCTCGGCACCGAACTGGAGCGCCACCAGGGCGACGTCGGCGCCGCCCTGGCCGCGTGGGAGTCGGCGCTGCGGCCCGAGGTGGACAAGAAGCAGAAGCTCGGCCGCCGGGTCAAGGGCGTCTACGCGCCCGCCAACCCGCTGCTGCTGTGGCTGACCCAGCTCCCGCTGCGCCTGGCCGCCCTGCCGCCGGTGCGCCGGTACATGACCCGGCGCTTCATCAAGGGCTGA
- a CDS encoding NAD-dependent epimerase/dehydratase family protein — MKLLVLGGTHHVGRAVVETALERGDEVTTLNRGLSRPPAPGVRALTADRTDTRAVAAALGDQEWDAVIDTWAWAPRVVRDSARLLAGRTGHYGYVSSRGVHRWPWPAGADESAPLVDGDPAGEDGTDYAAAKRGGELAVTEVHGEQALLARAGMILGPYEDVGRIPWWLRRLEKGGRVLAPGPADAPLQYIDARDMAAWMLRCAERGVGGAYTVTGRPGEVTIGQLLETALEVTGFDAELVWAPAELLRREGVWLGMEFGLRFPHDPAPTGMNDADVSAAFAAGLTTRPLRDTLADTWAWLRAEGDPTPRPDAPSPDTWLDRAAERRVLDQL; from the coding sequence ATGAAACTGCTCGTTCTCGGCGGCACTCACCATGTGGGCCGCGCCGTCGTCGAAACCGCGCTGGAGCGGGGCGACGAGGTCACCACGCTCAACCGCGGCCTCAGCCGCCCACCGGCTCCCGGCGTCCGGGCGCTGACCGCCGACCGCACCGACACCCGTGCCGTCGCCGCCGCACTCGGCGACCAGGAATGGGACGCCGTCATCGACACCTGGGCCTGGGCACCCCGCGTCGTGCGGGACAGTGCCCGCCTGCTGGCCGGCCGTACCGGACACTACGGCTACGTCTCCAGCCGCGGCGTGCACCGCTGGCCCTGGCCGGCGGGCGCCGACGAGAGCGCCCCGCTCGTCGACGGCGACCCGGCCGGCGAGGACGGCACCGACTACGCCGCCGCCAAACGCGGCGGCGAGCTGGCCGTGACCGAGGTCCACGGTGAGCAGGCCCTCCTGGCCAGAGCCGGGATGATCCTCGGCCCGTACGAGGACGTCGGCCGCATCCCCTGGTGGCTGCGCCGCCTGGAGAAGGGCGGCCGGGTGCTCGCCCCCGGCCCGGCCGATGCGCCCCTGCAGTACATCGACGCCCGCGACATGGCCGCCTGGATGCTGCGCTGCGCCGAGCGCGGCGTCGGCGGCGCCTACACGGTGACCGGCCGCCCCGGCGAGGTCACGATCGGGCAGTTGCTGGAGACGGCGCTGGAGGTCACCGGCTTCGACGCCGAGCTGGTGTGGGCGCCTGCCGAGCTGCTGCGCCGGGAAGGCGTGTGGCTGGGCATGGAGTTCGGCCTGCGCTTCCCGCACGACCCGGCCCCGACCGGCATGAACGACGCCGACGTCAGCGCCGCGTTCGCCGCCGGGCTGACCACTCGCCCGCTCCGGGACACGCTCGCCGACACCTGGGCCTGGCTGCGGGCCGAAGGCGACCCCACCCCGCGCCCCGACGCACCCTCACCCGACACCTGGCTCGACCGCGCCGCCGAGCGGCGCGTCCTCGACCAGCTCTGA
- a CDS encoding CocE/NonD family hydrolase: protein MSVLSSLFGVRPAIRHPVRVRRNVEVPAADGVRLLATHYYPAELARPPLVLLRSPYGRGSALDRLPKLLAERGYQVLYQSLRGTAGSGGRFDGFVIDPADADGTMSWLRAQPWFGGVLATWGASYLGFAQWELASRDIPEWKIAVIQDAPSSFAEGFMYPGGAFASGNALGWVQLVDTMFGSGFSLTRQLLATFAARRRLRRATLTLPLAEADRALTGHRVSWFQEWITHGPEHEYWARMDHRANVERMPPRVYLQGGWYDFFLPGVLDDHASLLAAGREVRLLVGPWGHGKGLYTREGMQDAMAALDAAMKGDAAPTGARVFVTGANRWLDLPRWPPAHQPTAWYLRAGGRLGREEPSPGTAPGRYRYDPGDPTPTVGGTAVSMSSGPKDNRAIEARQDVLTYTTAPLEAEVEVMGPVRVRLHARSSIPHVDYVARLCDVDPRGRSFNLCDGIIRLGQGGDILTDVRTVDIALWPLAHRFARGHRIRLQVSSGAHPRYGRNPGTGEPLATARGLRASDHEIFHDPDHPSALWLPLTPGTR from the coding sequence ATGAGTGTGCTCAGCAGCCTGTTCGGCGTGCGTCCCGCCATCCGGCACCCTGTGCGGGTACGGCGGAACGTCGAGGTCCCGGCCGCCGACGGCGTGCGGCTGCTGGCTACCCACTACTACCCGGCCGAGCTCGCACGGCCGCCGCTGGTGCTCCTGCGCAGCCCGTACGGCAGAGGCAGCGCGCTCGACCGGCTGCCGAAACTGCTGGCCGAGCGCGGCTACCAGGTGCTGTACCAGAGCCTGCGCGGCACGGCCGGTTCCGGCGGCCGCTTCGACGGCTTCGTCATCGATCCGGCCGACGCCGACGGCACGATGAGCTGGCTGCGCGCCCAGCCGTGGTTCGGTGGCGTGCTGGCGACCTGGGGAGCCAGCTACCTGGGCTTCGCCCAATGGGAGCTGGCCTCCCGGGACATCCCCGAGTGGAAGATCGCGGTGATCCAGGACGCGCCATCGTCCTTCGCCGAGGGGTTCATGTACCCCGGCGGCGCCTTCGCGTCGGGCAACGCGCTGGGCTGGGTCCAGCTCGTGGACACCATGTTCGGCAGCGGGTTCTCCCTCACCCGGCAACTGCTGGCCACCTTCGCCGCCCGCCGCAGGCTGCGTCGTGCCACCCTCACCCTTCCGCTGGCCGAAGCCGACCGGGCGCTGACCGGACACCGGGTGAGCTGGTTCCAGGAGTGGATCACGCATGGGCCCGAGCACGAGTACTGGGCGCGCATGGACCACCGCGCCAACGTCGAGCGGATGCCGCCCCGGGTGTACCTGCAGGGCGGCTGGTACGACTTCTTCCTGCCGGGCGTGCTGGACGACCACGCGAGCCTGCTGGCCGCCGGGCGCGAGGTCCGGCTGCTGGTGGGCCCGTGGGGCCACGGCAAGGGCCTGTACACCCGCGAAGGCATGCAGGACGCGATGGCCGCCCTGGACGCGGCCATGAAGGGGGATGCCGCCCCCACCGGGGCGCGGGTGTTCGTCACCGGCGCGAACCGGTGGCTCGACCTGCCCCGCTGGCCGCCCGCTCACCAGCCCACCGCCTGGTACCTGCGGGCCGGCGGGCGGCTGGGCCGCGAGGAGCCCTCACCTGGCACGGCCCCCGGCCGGTACCGCTACGACCCCGGTGATCCGACACCGACGGTGGGCGGGACGGCGGTGAGCATGTCCTCGGGCCCGAAGGACAACCGGGCCATCGAGGCCAGGCAGGACGTGCTCACCTACACCACCGCCCCCCTGGAGGCGGAGGTGGAGGTGATGGGCCCCGTCCGGGTCCGGCTGCACGCCCGTTCGTCCATCCCGCACGTCGACTACGTGGCCCGGCTGTGCGACGTGGACCCCCGCGGGCGATCGTTCAACCTCTGCGACGGGATCATCCGCCTGGGCCAAGGTGGCGACATCCTGACGGACGTGCGCACGGTGGACATCGCGTTGTGGCCGCTGGCCCACCGCTTCGCGCGCGGCCACCGGATCCGGCTGCAGGTCTCCAGCGGCGCACACCCCCGCTACGGCCGCAATCCCGGCACCGGCGAGCCGCTGGCCACAGCGCGCGGCCTGCGCGCATCAGACCACGAGATCTTCCACGACCCCGATCACCCGTCAGCCCTCTGGCTGCCCCTCACCCCTGGAACACGATGA
- a CDS encoding GbsR/MarR family transcriptional regulator — protein MGDRQEQWEAAERLALTLVEGGLQRMAARTLAVFLFTDQDSVTAGEIAARLEASAGAVSGAVKSLLSVGLIERLPAPGSRREHYRLRDDAWARLFTSQNTAFQAMLQAARTGIETTAEHDPAHRRLTQMRDFYEFMLGEIPAMLDRWHRHRQPG, from the coding sequence ATGGGTGACAGGCAGGAACAGTGGGAGGCGGCTGAACGGCTGGCCCTGACCTTGGTCGAAGGCGGGCTGCAGCGCATGGCCGCGCGCACCCTGGCGGTCTTCCTCTTCACCGACCAGGACAGCGTCACCGCGGGCGAGATCGCCGCACGGCTCGAAGCCAGCGCGGGCGCCGTCTCGGGCGCGGTCAAGTCGCTGCTGTCGGTCGGCCTCATCGAACGCCTGCCCGCCCCCGGCAGCCGCCGCGAACACTACCGACTGCGCGACGACGCCTGGGCCAGGCTGTTCACCAGCCAGAACACAGCCTTCCAGGCCATGCTGCAGGCCGCGCGGACCGGAATCGAGACCACCGCCGAACACGACCCGGCACACCGGCGGCTGACGCAGATGCGCGACTTCTACGAGTTCATGCTGGGCGAGATCCCGGCCATGCTGGACCGCTGGCACCGGCACCGACAGCCCGGCTGA
- a CDS encoding carboxymuconolactone decarboxylase family protein yields MTTDFRVYDESDAPEAARPMLEAARRLTQAMVARRGWVDDDEIEAFLAAGYTRRNVLDIVLGVGMKTLSNYTNHIAHTPLDPAWQEQEWTRERTA; encoded by the coding sequence ATGACGACCGATTTCCGCGTGTACGACGAGAGCGACGCCCCCGAGGCGGCGCGGCCGATGTTGGAGGCGGCCCGCCGCCTCACCCAGGCGATGGTGGCGCGGCGCGGCTGGGTGGACGACGACGAGATCGAGGCGTTCCTGGCCGCCGGTTACACCCGGCGCAACGTGCTCGACATCGTGCTCGGCGTGGGGATGAAGACGCTGTCGAACTACACCAACCACATCGCGCACACCCCGCTCGACCCGGCCTGGCAGGAGCAGGAGTGGACCCGCGAGCGGACCGCGTGA
- a CDS encoding TetR/AcrR family transcriptional regulator yields the protein MPDVKHFDPEVALDQVVHLFWERGADTTGIADVVEATGLSRSSLYATFGGKGQLYAAALRRYLERQSRPVFADLAVDGRGLEAITAFFERLVAVRCTGEHARWGCLVTNAHAAAGRDLPEVRRVLQAHHDALRTAMRASLAAAHEQGDLRPGLDLDATAETLVLLAFGVNLRSRAGAEAGELLSGVRAALDALTTAEER from the coding sequence ATGCCGGACGTGAAGCACTTCGACCCCGAGGTGGCGCTGGATCAGGTCGTGCACCTGTTCTGGGAGCGCGGGGCCGACACCACAGGCATCGCCGACGTGGTCGAGGCGACGGGGTTGAGCCGTTCCAGCCTGTACGCGACCTTCGGCGGCAAGGGGCAGCTGTACGCAGCCGCGCTGCGCCGCTACCTGGAGCGGCAGTCGCGGCCGGTGTTCGCCGACCTCGCCGTGGACGGGCGCGGCCTGGAGGCGATCACCGCCTTCTTCGAGCGGCTGGTGGCCGTGCGCTGCACGGGGGAGCACGCACGCTGGGGCTGCCTGGTCACCAACGCGCACGCCGCGGCCGGCCGCGACCTTCCCGAAGTACGGCGGGTCCTGCAGGCCCACCACGACGCGCTGCGGACGGCGATGCGCGCCTCGCTGGCCGCCGCCCACGAGCAAGGAGATCTCCGTCCCGGCCTCGACCTCGATGCCACCGCGGAGACGCTGGTGCTGCTGGCCTTCGGGGTCAACCTGCGCTCGCGGGCCGGAGCCGAGGCCGGCGAGCTGCTGTCCGGCGTGCGTGCCGCACTCGACGCTTTGACCACTGCCGAGGAGAGATGA